The following proteins are co-located in the Desulfoscipio sp. XC116 genome:
- a CDS encoding ABC transporter ATP-binding protein, translating to MRQIDDAVPVLEVKGLKVEFNCKSHIVHAVNGVSLKVMPGKISAIVGESGCGKSVTASAVMNLIDTPGEIVEGEIILSGRNFLELPRRVQRSMLGNSIGMIFQDPFESLNPRMKIGDIVIEAIRANKKISRKEADSSARELLSRMKLSDVTVLMSRYPHQLSGGMCQRVMIAIAMAQKPPLLIADEPTTALDVTVQARILDEIVSLRDDNNTGVLFITHDLCVVAEIADDVYIMKDGQIVEYGEVTRIFDNPAHKYTKELLQSILCV from the coding sequence ATGCGGCAAATTGATGACGCGGTTCCGGTTCTTGAAGTGAAAGGCCTTAAGGTCGAGTTTAATTGTAAAAGTCATATTGTCCATGCTGTTAACGGTGTTAGCCTTAAGGTTATGCCCGGCAAGATATCGGCTATTGTTGGAGAAAGCGGCTGCGGCAAATCAGTGACAGCTTCAGCTGTTATGAATCTGATCGATACACCGGGAGAGATTGTGGAGGGAGAAATTATATTATCCGGCCGTAACTTTCTTGAGCTTCCGCGGCGTGTACAGCGCAGTATGCTCGGAAACAGTATCGGTATGATTTTTCAGGATCCGTTTGAGTCGCTTAATCCGCGCATGAAGATTGGAGATATAGTTATTGAGGCTATACGCGCAAATAAAAAAATCAGCCGAAAAGAGGCGGACAGTTCCGCAAGGGAGCTTCTGTCAAGGATGAAACTCAGTGACGTTACCGTACTGATGAGCAGATATCCGCACCAGCTTAGCGGTGGGATGTGCCAGAGAGTGATGATTGCCATAGCAATGGCGCAGAAGCCGCCGCTGCTTATCGCCGATGAGCCAACCACGGCGCTTGACGTTACGGTACAGGCCAGAATACTTGATGAGATCGTTTCATTGCGTGACGATAACAATACGGGTGTCCTCTTTATCACGCATGATTTGTGTGTAGTAGCGGAAATTGCCGATGACGTCTATATTATGAAGGACGGACAGATAGTCGAATACGGCGAAGTGACGCGGATATTTGATAACCCGGCCCACAAATATACAAAAGAACTGTTACAGTCTATTTTGTGTGTGTAA
- a CDS encoding ABC transporter substrate-binding protein, whose protein sequence is MLNKDKNKISRVVFFLSVMLLVTVISGCKTSDEQSGQKNQNASDDKTVVVGVADLREIGMLDAIYGAGDILHQEFIYDPLVVFGKGGKIEPGLAESWKISPDGKEYTFKLCKDVKFSDGSDFNADTVLFNVGRWKGASSTASLSLAQNLTNIEKLDDYTVKMTFNKSYYPYLTELTYPRPSRMISPNALDRQGEFVKPIGTGRWMIESYDKNESVLVPNPYYYGDKPKIDKIIVKLITDAQARLMAVQTGEVDFLAVSIMAEDVSLIEQKEDLSILKTEGTDTCHFMFNYETPALQDLNVRKAISHAINKGSIIDNILDGYAKEAKGLFSEGNPYVTAENSFGYDYSPKTAVKLLNESGYKDTNDDGILDRNGEPLHIRLVFQNSEYPDWKPICEFVASQLEEIGIDVELRLQEMNAYYDSIWTTRDFDMILYRSYADSWNPSGFLISLYYPTQDGKSVAWSNEELNGLIDKALASTEQNERQELYDEIFKLMYDEAMCLPLYYPQKLYVYNNRLIGLEQATTSYEIIKWEKLDIKEALR, encoded by the coding sequence ATGCTAAATAAGGATAAAAATAAGATAAGCAGGGTCGTATTTTTTTTATCCGTCATGCTGTTGGTGACAGTGATAAGCGGTTGCAAAACCTCAGATGAACAGAGCGGACAAAAGAATCAAAATGCCTCTGACGACAAAACGGTCGTGGTGGGCGTAGCCGACCTCAGAGAGATCGGAATGCTTGATGCGATTTACGGCGCGGGCGACATCCTGCATCAGGAGTTTATTTACGATCCGCTAGTGGTTTTCGGCAAAGGCGGGAAGATAGAGCCCGGCCTTGCTGAAAGCTGGAAAATCAGTCCGGATGGCAAGGAATACACGTTTAAGCTGTGTAAAGATGTTAAGTTTTCCGATGGAAGCGATTTTAACGCCGATACGGTCCTGTTTAACGTGGGCAGATGGAAAGGCGCCTCATCAACGGCGTCGCTCAGCCTTGCCCAGAACCTGACGAATATTGAAAAGCTTGACGATTATACTGTCAAGATGACCTTTAACAAAAGCTACTATCCTTACTTGACAGAGCTTACATACCCGCGCCCCTCGCGCATGATTAGCCCAAACGCCCTTGACCGGCAAGGCGAATTTGTTAAGCCGATAGGAACGGGCAGGTGGATGATTGAAAGCTATGATAAAAACGAGAGCGTACTAGTTCCTAACCCTTATTATTATGGGGATAAGCCTAAAATCGACAAAATTATAGTTAAACTTATTACCGATGCGCAGGCCAGGCTAATGGCCGTGCAGACCGGCGAGGTCGATTTCCTTGCCGTCTCAATTATGGCTGAAGACGTTTCATTAATAGAGCAGAAGGAAGACCTCTCCATACTCAAGACGGAAGGGACGGATACATGCCATTTTATGTTCAATTACGAAACCCCCGCGCTTCAGGATTTAAACGTAAGGAAAGCAATCAGCCACGCTATAAACAAGGGGAGCATAATTGACAATATTCTGGATGGGTACGCAAAGGAGGCCAAGGGATTGTTTTCTGAAGGAAATCCATACGTAACGGCTGAAAACAGTTTCGGCTATGATTATTCTCCCAAAACAGCGGTGAAGCTGCTAAATGAATCGGGCTATAAAGATACGAACGACGACGGAATTTTGGATAGGAATGGCGAACCGCTTCATATCAGGCTTGTATTTCAGAACTCCGAATATCCGGATTGGAAACCTATTTGTGAATTCGTGGCCTCTCAGCTTGAAGAAATAGGCATAGATGTTGAGCTTAGGCTCCAGGAAATGAACGCTTATTATGACTCTATCTGGACCACAAGAGACTTCGATATGATTCTGTACAGGTCTTACGCCGATTCATGGAACCCCAGCGGATTCCTGATATCGCTGTATTACCCCACTCAGGACGGCAAATCCGTCGCATGGAGCAATGAGGAGCTTAACGGTCTGATTGATAAGGCACTGGCTTCAACAGAGCAAAATGAACGTCAGGAGCTGTATGACGAAATCTTTAAGCTTATGTACGACGAAGCAATGTGCTTGCCGCTTTACTACCCTCAGAAACTGTATGTATACAATAACCGTCTTATAGGGTTAGAACAGGCGACAACCTCATATGAAATTATAAAATGGGAAAAACTTGATATTAAAGAAGCTTTGAGGTAA
- a CDS encoding methyl-accepting chemotaxis protein: MNLPFFKQYNDRDMINLLQAMTKSVAYSMFSNAYTELTAYKTENRVKNISGELDALSAAVQQMSASIEEITASAQYASGVQHEVENVVDTGKAVLGGALRELERANDNIAELVGVIKELGTRVNRIDETVEVINEITSQTHLLALNASIEAARAGEAGRGFAVVAGEIRKLAEQTKQSAGHIKENVSLVTEGMDVTLKALDNSVKAVQSGIQSAMELASPFDRIEESVRSMTEILGQLSSATDEQSSATQEIAAETETIAENTKFADEVAADAREHGELSLRVTGDVWQFLERRKDFQDIGLAAFLAERIIDHAVWIGRVVKTIRGENAADEVLADHHNCLLGQWYYGEGREIIKKYSDALQRAFVAIEEPHRQVHQYGIAAVKYHHAGNSDEAFRQVVNFTTASKHIINIFMQMMDELTSARAA, translated from the coding sequence ATGAATTTACCTTTCTTTAAGCAATATAACGACCGGGATATGATTAATTTATTACAGGCTATGACCAAATCCGTTGCCTATTCCATGTTTTCCAATGCCTATACCGAATTAACCGCCTATAAAACAGAAAACCGCGTTAAAAATATCAGCGGCGAGCTGGACGCACTGTCGGCGGCGGTTCAGCAGATGTCCGCCTCCATTGAGGAAATAACGGCTTCCGCTCAGTATGCCAGCGGTGTACAGCATGAAGTTGAAAACGTGGTGGATACCGGCAAGGCGGTGCTGGGCGGTGCTTTGCGGGAGCTTGAACGCGCCAATGATAATATTGCTGAACTGGTCGGAGTTATTAAAGAGCTGGGCACTCGGGTAAACCGAATTGATGAAACAGTGGAAGTAATCAATGAAATTACTTCGCAGACCCATTTGCTTGCTTTAAACGCCTCTATTGAAGCTGCGCGGGCCGGTGAGGCCGGCCGAGGTTTTGCCGTGGTGGCGGGTGAGATACGTAAACTGGCGGAACAGACCAAGCAGTCCGCCGGTCATATTAAAGAAAACGTTTCTTTGGTGACGGAGGGTATGGACGTTACTCTGAAGGCGCTGGACAACAGCGTAAAAGCCGTTCAAAGCGGTATCCAATCAGCTATGGAGCTGGCTTCACCTTTTGACCGTATTGAGGAGAGCGTAAGATCAATGACTGAAATACTTGGCCAATTAAGCAGTGCTACCGATGAACAAAGCTCGGCAACCCAGGAAATTGCCGCGGAAACAGAAACCATTGCTGAAAACACTAAGTTTGCCGATGAAGTAGCCGCCGATGCCAGGGAACATGGTGAGCTGTCTTTACGGGTTACGGGTGATGTGTGGCAGTTCCTTGAGCGCCGTAAAGATTTTCAGGATATTGGATTGGCGGCCTTTTTGGCGGAACGAATTATTGACCATGCCGTTTGGATTGGGCGGGTGGTTAAAACCATCAGGGGTGAAAACGCCGCAGATGAGGTACTGGCTGATCATCATAACTGTCTTTTAGGCCAATGGTATTACGGTGAGGGTCGGGAAATCATCAAAAAATACAGCGATGCGTTGCAGCGCGCCTTTGTCGCTATTGAAGAGCCTCATCGACAGGTGCACCAGTATGGTATTGCGGCGGTTAAGTATCATCATGCAGGCAACAGTGATGAAGCATTTCGCCAGGTTGTCAATTTTACTACGGCCTCAAAACATATAATTAATATTTTTATGCAAATGATGGATGAACTTACTTCCGCTCGGGCGGCTTAA
- a CDS encoding ABC transporter ATP-binding protein, translating to MVPLLELRGISKNYASHGVFRGGTDSQDVLRNVSFQINEGESLGLIGESGCGKTTLAKIAAGLEAPTKGQVLYSGEDIREFDFATMQKARKNVQIIFQNSKSIFNPYYTIGNSIKHALENFERLTGNEIKMRVNYMLERVGLDSSFADRYPEKLSGGQRQRANIARALIARPKLIICDEPVASLDFSIRKKTLDMLNDMIRDMSLTCIFISHDISTVRYSCKKVGVMYRGTLVEIFPLESGLTPRPKHPYSQMLMDSVPILHPSQRSVRKHIKTEELNQAKRYENGCVFYSLCGSRRQICSDVIPDLKDMGNGHYVACCSCDKTSALIAKCN from the coding sequence ATGGTCCCGCTGCTTGAGTTAAGGGGAATCTCAAAAAATTACGCTTCTCATGGCGTCTTTAGGGGGGGAACCGATTCTCAGGACGTTCTCAGAAATGTAAGCTTTCAGATTAACGAGGGCGAAAGTCTGGGGCTTATCGGCGAAAGCGGCTGCGGCAAAACAACTCTTGCTAAAATCGCGGCAGGGCTGGAAGCCCCTACCAAAGGCCAGGTCCTTTACAGTGGAGAGGATATTAGAGAATTTGATTTTGCCACTATGCAAAAGGCCCGTAAAAATGTACAGATTATTTTTCAGAACAGCAAGTCAATATTTAACCCATATTATACTATTGGCAACAGCATAAAGCATGCCCTTGAGAATTTCGAAAGATTGACCGGGAATGAAATCAAAATGCGGGTGAACTACATGCTTGAGCGAGTGGGGCTTGACTCTTCCTTTGCCGACAGGTATCCGGAGAAACTTAGCGGTGGCCAGCGACAGAGGGCGAACATTGCGAGAGCGCTGATAGCGCGGCCTAAGCTTATTATCTGCGACGAGCCGGTTGCCAGTCTTGATTTTTCTATCAGGAAAAAGACGCTTGATATGCTTAACGACATGATTCGTGATATGTCGCTCACCTGTATATTTATCTCTCACGATATCTCAACAGTACGCTATAGCTGCAAAAAGGTGGGTGTGATGTACAGGGGAACACTGGTGGAGATCTTTCCGCTTGAATCCGGTTTAACGCCCCGGCCGAAACACCCGTACAGCCAAATGCTGATGGATTCGGTACCTATTTTACATCCAAGTCAGAGAAGCGTTCGCAAACATATCAAGACAGAGGAACTTAATCAGGCGAAGCGCTATGAAAACGGATGTGTTTTTTACTCCCTGTGCGGCTCCAGGCGGCAAATATGTTCGGATGTGATTCCTGATCTTAAGGACATGGGCAACGGACACTATGTGGCCTGTTGTAGCTGTGACAAAACAAGCGCGCTCATTGCGAAATGCAATTAA
- a CDS encoding GerAB/ArcD/ProY family transporter gives MSLNKPVVGISEAISILFIYISAKTFIFYGPPLIEAGMNAAWMIPLIQIAIGLGGVWLLAALLAKSSGRDLVQIGEELTGPYINTLFSFYYLIVIIFVAAIALRGTSERVVAGFLPDTPISLVVISFVMGSMIVSYLGLEAIVRTARFLVGILVLSMILLYVLTSPFWDLVSIYPLLGAGSHEIIKAALMNTGDFVEILLLGIIYPFIPQDKVRAIGIWGVLIAGTFMFLIVLVTILVFTYPTASELTLPSFELARIINIGRFGQRMEVVFLPIWVFANLILLSISFYAGAKILARMCKLKDYRPFVFSATVLSVVAAFVTQNVAQLAQMDQYFSLCSFGALIAILLTLYMAAWFKTKGGGQGEKGA, from the coding sequence ATGAGCTTAAATAAGCCCGTTGTCGGTATATCGGAAGCTATTTCCATACTTTTTATTTATATATCGGCCAAGACTTTTATATTTTACGGCCCACCTTTAATTGAAGCAGGTATGAACGCCGCCTGGATGATCCCTCTAATACAGATTGCCATTGGGCTGGGCGGTGTATGGCTCCTGGCGGCTTTACTGGCTAAGTCTTCCGGGCGGGATCTGGTGCAAATAGGGGAAGAGCTTACCGGCCCCTACATCAATACCTTATTCTCCTTTTATTACCTTATAGTAATTATCTTTGTGGCTGCTATTGCCCTGCGCGGCACCAGTGAGCGGGTGGTGGCCGGTTTCTTGCCCGATACTCCCATCAGTCTGGTAGTAATATCTTTTGTAATGGGCTCCATGATCGTAAGTTACCTGGGGTTGGAAGCTATCGTCCGTACCGCCAGGTTTTTAGTAGGCATTCTAGTGCTAAGTATGATTTTGTTGTATGTGCTAACCTCCCCTTTTTGGGATCTTGTTTCTATTTATCCGCTGCTGGGTGCAGGCTCCCATGAAATCATAAAAGCTGCTTTAATGAATACGGGTGATTTTGTGGAGATTCTGCTTTTAGGGATTATTTACCCCTTTATACCGCAAGACAAGGTGCGAGCTATCGGCATCTGGGGCGTATTGATAGCCGGTACTTTTATGTTTTTGATAGTACTGGTGACCATTCTTGTATTTACTTATCCTACCGCTTCGGAATTAACACTGCCTTCTTTTGAACTGGCCCGGATCATTAATATTGGCCGATTCGGACAACGCATGGAAGTGGTCTTTCTGCCGATATGGGTGTTTGCAAATTTAATTTTGTTGTCTATATCTTTCTACGCCGGGGCAAAGATATTGGCTCGCATGTGTAAACTAAAAGACTACCGCCCCTTTGTGTTTTCGGCAACCGTACTTTCGGTAGTAGCGGCTTTTGTAACTCAAAATGTAGCCCAGTTGGCACAAATGGATCAATACTTCAGCTTGTGTAGCTTTGGGGCTTTAATTGCTATACTTTTAACTTTATATATGGCCGCATGGTTTAAAACAAAGGGAGGTGGTCAGGGTGAAAAAGGCGCTTAG
- a CDS encoding spore germination protein, whose amino-acid sequence MPVLKTLTKLLLYQKPQSPSYDYESGIEDRFDSSDSKKINNREKDKSEEQKGTEDKTSGADEKIDAVASNNLREKLLEAGNQPDKEGIKAGGRRSLRKRKKPRNNKPVQEKYAGKVAVNQSIDEILHKKVKLSYDLKENRLVLEKIFRVPDNKDAVLRSFSIGTKPPTQALLIFIDGITNSQVQNTAVLQPLMLLSGLRDIPLDKIQDAGSEKRTIYKDFFDRVKQAILPNNQVSEADTFNRIVEDILSGNSVLLIDGYNQALMLETKGWQYRNVSTPQVEAVINGPQEGFTEMLRVNTSLIRKIIQKPALITEFIQVGSSSPTQVAIMYMDNIVNPDIIKEVKRRLSSIKGDYLQQTGLVEQMIEDAPFYPAPQVLSTERPDRVAANLEEGKIAILVGSNPFVMVVPCTFFDLMQSPEDAYVRWPFGSFARLIRYFGLFVALLLPAHYVAIVAYHQEFIPTDLLLAIAGSRERVPFPSIVEILIMETSFELIREAGVRVPGTVGTTLGIVGALILGQAAVAANIVSPILIIVVAVTALGSFAIPNYSFSLSIRVLRFVYIILASLFGLLGILIGVFIHVGLMVNLKSFGVPFMAPAAPVTNKGRDYWMRGMIWQQQKRPDYLDPLKPKRQPQISRRWLYPDDGGGGEKQ is encoded by the coding sequence ATGCCAGTGCTAAAAACTCTGACCAAATTATTGTTATATCAGAAACCCCAATCTCCATCATATGATTACGAATCTGGAATTGAGGATAGATTCGATAGCTCCGATTCTAAAAAGATTAATAACCGGGAAAAAGATAAGTCGGAAGAACAAAAGGGAACAGAAGACAAAACGAGTGGTGCTGACGAAAAAATAGATGCGGTTGCTTCTAATAATTTAAGGGAAAAACTGCTGGAGGCAGGTAATCAGCCGGATAAAGAAGGAATAAAAGCCGGCGGCAGGCGATCTTTAAGAAAAAGGAAAAAGCCTCGCAATAATAAGCCCGTGCAGGAAAAATATGCCGGGAAGGTAGCAGTTAACCAGAGCATTGATGAGATCTTACATAAAAAAGTAAAACTTTCTTATGACCTGAAAGAAAATAGGCTGGTGCTGGAAAAAATTTTTCGGGTGCCTGATAATAAAGACGCTGTTCTTCGCAGTTTTTCTATTGGCACAAAACCGCCTACCCAGGCTCTGCTAATATTTATTGATGGGATTACTAATTCTCAGGTGCAAAACACGGCGGTCCTGCAGCCCTTGATGCTCCTTTCCGGCCTGCGGGACATTCCCCTGGATAAGATACAGGATGCCGGCAGTGAAAAGCGGACTATATATAAAGACTTTTTTGACCGGGTCAAGCAAGCCATTCTGCCCAACAATCAGGTTTCTGAAGCAGATACTTTTAATAGGATTGTGGAAGATATTCTTTCTGGAAACAGCGTTCTATTAATTGACGGCTATAACCAGGCCTTAATGCTGGAGACCAAGGGCTGGCAATACCGCAATGTGAGCACGCCTCAGGTGGAGGCAGTTATCAACGGTCCCCAGGAAGGCTTCACCGAAATGCTGCGGGTAAATACCTCATTAATTCGAAAAATAATACAAAAGCCTGCTTTGATTACAGAGTTTATCCAGGTGGGAAGTTCCTCACCCACGCAGGTTGCTATTATGTACATGGACAACATAGTCAACCCTGACATAATAAAGGAAGTAAAGAGGCGGCTATCCTCTATAAAAGGGGATTACTTGCAGCAAACCGGCCTGGTGGAGCAGATGATTGAAGACGCGCCGTTCTATCCGGCGCCCCAGGTGCTATCCACCGAGCGGCCCGACCGGGTGGCAGCGAATTTAGAAGAAGGGAAAATCGCTATATTAGTAGGCAGCAATCCCTTTGTCATGGTGGTGCCTTGTACCTTTTTTGATTTGATGCAATCTCCGGAAGACGCTTATGTGCGGTGGCCATTCGGCTCTTTCGCCAGGCTTATCCGCTATTTCGGGTTATTTGTAGCCCTGCTCTTACCCGCGCACTACGTGGCTATTGTAGCCTATCACCAGGAATTTATACCGACCGACCTCTTATTGGCCATTGCAGGTTCCCGGGAAAGAGTACCTTTTCCGTCTATTGTAGAGATATTGATTATGGAGACCTCCTTTGAGCTGATCAGGGAAGCGGGGGTCCGGGTTCCGGGCACCGTAGGCACCACCTTGGGTATAGTAGGTGCACTGATATTGGGTCAGGCCGCGGTAGCCGCCAACATAGTAAGTCCCATCTTAATTATCGTTGTTGCCGTTACGGCACTTGGATCCTTTGCTATACCAAATTACTCATTCTCCCTGTCCATCAGGGTATTGCGGTTCGTCTACATAATTTTAGCCTCCCTGTTCGGCCTTTTGGGTATCTTAATCGGTGTTTTTATTCACGTTGGCCTGATGGTTAACTTAAAGTCCTTCGGAGTGCCTTTTATGGCCCCGGCAGCCCCGGTGACCAACAAAGGCCGGGATTATTGGATGCGGGGCATGATCTGGCAGCAGCAAAAAAGGCCGGATTACTTAGATCCGTTAAAACCAAAGCGCCAGCCCCAAATCAGTCGCCGGTGGTTGTACCCTGACGACGGAGGGGGCGGGGAAAAGCAATGA
- a CDS encoding ABC transporter permease subunit, which translates to MERSEAMNMPTAEISYELRSRHPWNKQMVIGCVMLMAIILVALFAPVLSPNDPYASNPANKYMLPSAEYWFGTDNIGRCIASRTFYGARTSLAYASIILGSMVAISLVLGLISGYFGGIADTFIMRSTDIFLALPAPVVALAIAGALGPSAKNLIIAMVVTSWGDFTKLVRGMVLEIKEKDFVMAAKASGFSHFKMLRTHILTNVIPPLIVLATLEMGKIILSIAGYSFIGLGAQPPTAEWGVMISDAKNYIQTQPQLMLYPSAAIVATVASFNILGEGLKRFISRGTVNAAN; encoded by the coding sequence ATGGAAAGAAGTGAAGCGATGAATATGCCTACGGCAGAAATATCATACGAATTGAGAAGCAGGCACCCATGGAATAAACAGATGGTTATAGGCTGCGTCATGCTGATGGCCATAATATTGGTTGCATTGTTTGCACCTGTGCTGTCGCCAAACGATCCTTATGCGTCGAATCCAGCCAATAAATATATGTTACCAAGCGCGGAATACTGGTTTGGAACAGATAATATCGGGCGATGTATCGCATCCCGCACATTTTACGGTGCGCGCACATCCCTGGCTTACGCTTCAATTATACTGGGCTCGATGGTTGCCATCAGCCTTGTCTTGGGGCTGATCTCGGGATATTTCGGGGGCATTGCCGATACGTTTATTATGCGCTCTACCGATATATTTCTGGCCCTGCCCGCTCCCGTCGTCGCACTGGCCATAGCCGGCGCGTTGGGACCAAGCGCAAAAAATCTTATTATTGCCATGGTTGTGACTTCATGGGGAGATTTTACGAAGCTGGTGAGGGGTATGGTTCTTGAAATTAAGGAAAAGGACTTTGTAATGGCGGCGAAAGCATCGGGATTCTCTCATTTTAAAATGCTGCGCACCCACATTTTAACGAATGTTATTCCTCCGCTGATCGTATTGGCAACCCTTGAGATGGGGAAGATTATTCTTTCGATAGCCGGTTATTCCTTTATCGGACTTGGTGCGCAGCCTCCCACAGCGGAATGGGGCGTCATGATAAGCGATGCCAAAAACTATATACAGACACAACCCCAACTGATGCTGTATCCCAGCGCGGCGATTGTTGCTACCGTAGCGTCATTTAACATTCTAGGTGAAGGCTTGAAAAGGTTTATAAGCAGGGGGACGGTTAATGCGGCAAATTGA
- a CDS encoding Ger(x)C family spore germination protein: MKKALSLALLLLLGLILPGCYDYSEPDERAWVLAMGLDKGRQNVLTVTVVIAVPKNIVGGSGGEPTGGGGFYTVSLEAPTLLSSLELLNAMVDRRADLSHTKWFVFSRELAEESIAPYFGPITRFYQFRRSSHVVICEGRAEDFLAKGTPKLEDNVGKYYELLQRGWRNTEFIPFDTFHEFYIKSKEPGVASVALLASLDRETSVFPDNSFKPKGNYQAGRIPREGGDKIEVMGGAVFKEGRMIDTLDGDEVGMQKLFEGTLSFSIMDVLDPKEPDRFLIIEVRPRQKPKIDVRIVDGYPQITADVKLEGEILSIQSGYNYEKPDNLPVLEEAVEKHVREDLEKTIAKSQKLGADFLGFGLHAKKLFWTWSQWEAYKWDEKYAGANIAVNVDFKIRRIGLVRKMTPLE, from the coding sequence GTGAAAAAGGCGCTTAGCCTGGCTTTGCTGCTGCTGCTGGGCTTAATATTGCCCGGTTGTTATGACTACTCCGAGCCTGATGAAAGAGCTTGGGTGCTGGCTATGGGCTTGGATAAAGGGCGCCAAAACGTACTTACCGTTACTGTCGTGATTGCCGTACCCAAGAATATAGTCGGGGGCAGCGGCGGTGAGCCGACAGGTGGAGGCGGCTTTTACACCGTTTCCCTGGAAGCGCCCACTCTGCTCAGCTCTCTGGAACTGCTAAATGCCATGGTGGATAGGCGGGCGGACCTTTCACATACCAAGTGGTTTGTATTTTCCCGTGAGCTGGCCGAAGAGAGTATTGCACCGTACTTTGGCCCTATAACCCGTTTTTACCAGTTTCGCCGCTCTTCACACGTAGTAATTTGCGAGGGGCGGGCCGAAGATTTTTTGGCTAAAGGGACACCTAAATTGGAAGATAATGTGGGCAAGTATTACGAACTGCTGCAGCGAGGTTGGCGAAACACTGAGTTTATCCCCTTTGACACTTTTCACGAATTTTATATAAAGTCTAAAGAACCGGGAGTTGCTTCGGTGGCCTTACTGGCTTCCTTGGACCGCGAAACGTCTGTTTTCCCCGACAATTCTTTCAAGCCTAAGGGTAATTACCAGGCCGGCAGGATCCCCCGCGAAGGAGGAGATAAAATTGAGGTTATGGGCGGCGCTGTTTTTAAAGAGGGCAGAATGATCGACACCCTGGATGGAGATGAGGTGGGAATGCAAAAACTTTTTGAGGGTACCCTTAGCTTTAGCATAATGGATGTACTTGATCCCAAAGAACCGGACAGGTTTTTAATTATAGAAGTTAGGCCCAGGCAAAAACCGAAAATAGATGTGCGGATTGTGGACGGATATCCCCAAATAACGGCTGATGTTAAGCTGGAAGGGGAAATTTTAAGCATTCAGAGCGGCTATAACTATGAAAAACCTGATAATTTACCTGTTTTGGAAGAGGCTGTGGAGAAACACGTTCGGGAAGATCTTGAAAAAACAATAGCTAAAAGTCAGAAACTGGGCGCTGACTTCCTGGGGTTTGGATTGCATGCCAAAAAACTGTTTTGGACCTGGTCCCAGTGGGAAGCTTATAAGTGGGATGAAAAGTATGCCGGGGCAAATATTGCGGTAAATGTTGATTTCAAGATAAGACGCATCGGCCTTGTGCGCAAGATGACGCCGCTGGAATAA